Proteins from a single region of Procambarus clarkii isolate CNS0578487 chromosome 62, FALCON_Pclarkii_2.0, whole genome shotgun sequence:
- the LOC138354382 gene encoding proline-rich protein 36-like, translated as MVKRSIEKEGIDSFLLMLVDYAKIMRRIKAEDSKRLQSDLGRLKEWSNKWLLEFNSSKCKVMKIGYTQHAQHAQHTQHAQHAQYTQHTQHAQHTQHAQHAQHTQHTQHAQHTQHAQHTQHTQHAQHAQYTQHTQHNTLNTLNTLNTLNTLNTLNTLNTLNTLNTLNTLNTLNTLNTLNTLNTLNTLNTLNTLNTLNTLNTLNTLNTLNTLNTLNTLNTLNTLNTLNTLNTLNTLNTLNTLNTLNTLNTLNTLNTLNTLNTLNTLNTLNTLNTLNTLNTLNTLNTLNTLNTLNTLNTLNTLNTLNTLNTLNTLNTLNTLNTLNTLNTLNTLNTLNTLNTLNTLNTLNTLNTLNTLNTLNTLNTLNTLNTLNTLNTLNTLNTLNTLNTLNTLNTLNTLNTLNTLNTLNTLNTLNTLNTLNTLNTLNTLNTLNTLNTLNTLNTLNTLNTLNTLNTLNTLNTLNTLNTLNTLNTLNTLNTLNTLNTLNTLNTLNTLNTLNTLNTLNTLNTLNTLNTLNTLNTLNTLNTLPTTTQGDASNLCSLNHPRTSQSPHLAILGRELQPEKLGARPCLPPLFTEGLPVVPRHRPASDRDVGSVATTPYWRVMVASTPVLAPPRLSSHLHACPRTSTPVLAPPRLSSHLHACPRTSTPVLAPPRLSLAPPRLSSHLHACPSHLHACPRTSTPVLAPPRLSSHLHACPRTSTPVPRTSTPVLAPPRLSLAPPRLSSPLHACPSHLHACPSHLHACPSHLHACPSHLHACPSHLHACPRTSTPVLAPPRLSSHLHACPRTSTPVLAPPRLSSHLHACPRTSTPVLAPPRLSSHLHACPRTSTPVLAPPRLSLAPPRLSLAPPRLSLAPPRLSLAPPRLSLAPPRLSLTPSRLSSHLHACPRTSTPVPRTSTPVPRTSTPVPRTSTPVLAPPRLSSHLHACPRTSTPVLAPPRLSSHLHACPRTSTPVLAPPRLSSHLHACPSHLHACPSHLHACPSHLHTCPRTSTPVPHTFTPVLAPPRLSSHLHACPSHLHACPSHLHACPSHLHTCPRTSTPVPRTSTPVPHTSTPVLAPPRLSLAPPRLSSHLHACPRTSTPVLAPPRLSSHLHACPSHLHACPRTSTPVPRTSTPVPRTSTPVLAPPRLSSHLHACPSHLHACPRTSTPVLAPPRLSSHLHACPRTSTPVLAPPRLSSHLHACPRTSTPVLAPPRLSSHLHACPRTSTPVLAPPRLSSHLHACPRTSTPVLSNTCHSVTLKSREEQKPPHTGTATHTPHTGTATHTPHTGTATHTPHTGTATHTPYTTTPRHGNSNATWDSTESSRVAEASTED; from the exons ATGGTAAAAAGATCAATTGAGAAAG aaggtatagactcattcctattAATGCTTGTTGattatgctaaaattatgagaaggattaaggcagAGGACAGCAAGAGACTACAGAGTGACCTGggcagactgaaggaatggtccaacaaatggctactagagtttaattcgagcaagtgcaaagtgatgaagataggc TACACTCAACACGCTCAACACGCTCAACACACTCAACACGCTCAACACGCTCAATAcactcaacacactcaacacGCTCAACACACTCAACACGCTCAACACgctcaacacactcaacacactcaacacgctcaacacactcaacacgctcaacacactcaacacactcaacacGCTCAACACGCTCAATAcactcaacacactcaacacaacACGCTCAACACACTCAACACGCTCAACACACTCAACACGCTCAACACGCTCAACACACTCAACACGCTCAACACACTCAACACGCTCAACACACTCAACACGCTCAACACGCTCAACACGCTCAACACGCTCAACACACTCAACACGCTCAACACGCTCAACACGCTCAACACGCTCAACACGCTCAACACGCTCAACACACTCAACACGCTCAATACGCTCAACACGCTCAACACGCTCAACACGCTCAACACACTCAACACGCTCAACACGCTCAACACACTCAACACGCTCAACACGCTCAACACGCTCAACACACTCAACACGCTCAACACGCTCAACACGCTCAACACACTCAACACGCTCAACACgctcaacacactcaacacactcaacacGCTCAACACgctcaacacactcaacacactcaacacactcaacacGCTCAACACGCTCAACACgctcaacacactcaacacactcaacacactcaacacactcaacacGCTCAACACgctcaacacactcaacacactcaacacactcaacacactcaacacGCTCAACACGCTCAACACGCTCAACACgctcaacacactcaacacactcaacacactcaacacactcaacacGCTCAACACGCTCAACACGCTCAACACACTCAACACGCTCAACACGCTCAACACGCTCAACACGCTCAACACACTCAACACGCTCAACACGCTCAACACACTCAACACGCTCAACACgctcaacacactcaacacactcaacacactcaacacGCTCAACACGCTCAACACACTCAACACGCTCAACACgctcaacacactcaacacactcaacacGCTCAACACGCTCAACACGCTCAACACGCTCAACACACTCAACACGCTCAACACACTCAACACGCTCAACACACTCAACACgctcaacacactcaacacactcaacacgctcaacacactcaacacactcaacacGCTCAACACGCTCAACACGCTCAACACACTCAACACGCTCAACACACTCAACACGCTCAACACGCTCAACACGCTCAACACGCTCAACACGCTCAACACGCTCAACACGCTCAACACGCTCAACACACTCAACACGCTCAACACGCTCAACACGCTCAACACACTCAACACGCTCAACACGCTCCCAACAACCACACAGGGAGATGCATCCAATTTGTGTTCACTCAATCACCCTCGGACCTCACAATCTCCCCac CTCGCTATTTTAGGCCGTGAGTTACAGCCGGAGAAGCTCGGGGCAAGACCGTGCCTTCCACCACTGTTTACAGAGGGTCTCCCGGTGGTGCCACGTCACCGTCCCGCCAGTGATCGTGACGTGGGCAGCGTTGCCACGACGCCATACTGGAGAGTTATGGTCGCCTCCACGCCTGTCCTCGCACCTCCACGCCTGTCCTCGCACCTCCACGCCTGTCCTCGCACCTCCACGCCTGTCCTCGCACCTCCACGCCTGTCCTCGCACCTCCACGCCTGTCCTCGCACCTCCACGCCTGTCCTCGCACCTCCACGCCTGTCCCTCGCACCTCCACGCCTGTCCTCGCACCTCCACGCCTGTCCCTCGCACCTCCACGCCTGTCCTCGCACCTCCACGCCTGTCCTCGCACCTCCACGCCTGTCCTCGCACCTCCACGCCTGTCCTCGCACCTCCACGCCTGTCCCTCGCACCTCCACGCCTGTCCTCGCACCTCCACGCCTGTCCCTCGCACCTCCACGCCTGTCCTCGCCCCTCCACGCCTGTCCCTCGCACCTCCACGCCTGTCCCTCGCACCTCCACGCCTGTCCCTCGCACCTCCACGCCTGTCCCTCGCACCTCCACGCCTGTCCCTCGCACCTCCACGCCTGTCCTCGCACCTCCACGCCTGTCCTCGCACCTCCACGCCTGTCCTCGCACCTCCACGCCTGTCCTCGCACCTCCACGCCTGTCCTCGCACCTCCACGCCTGTCCTCGCACCTCCACGCCTGTCCTCGCACCTCCACGCCTGTCCTCGCACCTCCACGCCTGTCCTCGCACCTCCACGCCTGTCCTCGCACCTCCACGCCTGTCCTCGCACCTCCACGCCTGTCCCTCGCACCTCCACGCCTGTCCCTCGCACCTCCACGCCTGTCCCTCGCACCTCCACGCCTGTCCCTCGCACCTCCACGCCTGTCCCTCGCACCTCCACGCCTGTCCCTCACACCTTCACGCCTGTCCTCGCACCTCCACGCCTGTCCTCGCACCTCCACGCCTGTCCCTCGCACCTCCACGCCTGTCCCTCGCACCTCCACGCCTGTCCCTCGCACCTCCACACCTGTCCTCGCACCTCCACGCCTGTCCTCGCACCTCCACGCCTGTCCTCGCACCTCCACGCCTGTCCTCGCACCTCCACGCCTGTCCTCGCACCTCCACGCCTGTCCTCGCACCTCCACGCCTGTCCTCGCACCTCCACGCCTGTCCTCGCACCTCCACGCCTGTCCCTCGCACCTCCACGCCTGTCCCTCGCACCTCCACGCCTGTCCCTCGCACCTCCACACCTGTCCTCGCACCTCCACGCCTGTCCCTCACACCTTCACGCCTGTCCTCGCACCTCCACGCCTGTCCTCGCACCTCCACGCCTGTCCCTCGCACCTCCACGCCTGTCCCTCGCACCTCCACGCCTGTCCCTCGCACCTCCACACCTGTCCTCGCACCTCCACGCCTGTCCCTCGCACCTCCACGCctgtccctcacacctccacgccTGTCCTCGCACCTCCACGCCTGTCCCTCGCACCTCCACGCCTGTCCTCGCACCTCCACGCCTGTCCTCGCACCTCCACGCCTGTCCTCGCCCCTCCACGCCTGTCCTCGCACCTCCACGCCTGTCCCTCGCACCTCCACGCCTGTCCTCGCACCTCCACGCCTGTCCCTCGCACCTCCACGCCTGTCCCTCGCACCTCCACGCCTGTCCTCGCACCTCCACGCCTGTCCTCGCACCTCCACGCCTGTCCCTCGCACCTCCACGCCTGTCCTCGCACCTCCACGCCTGTCCTCGCACCTCCACGCCTGTCCTCGCACCTCCACGCCTGTCCTCGCACCTCCACGCCTGTCCTCGCACCTCCACGCCTGTCCTCGCACCTCCACGCCTGTCCTCGCACCTCCACGCCTGTCCTCGCACCTCCACGCCTGTCCTCGCACCTCCACGCCTGTCCTCGCACCTCCACGCCTGTCCTCGCACCTCCACGCCTGTCCTCGCACCTCCACGCCTGTCCTCGCACCTCCACGCCTGTCCTCTCAAACACATGCCATTCTGTAACACTTAA GAGTCGCGAGGAGCAGAAGCCGCCGCACACTGGTACCGCCACGCACACGCCGCACACTGGTACCGCCACGCACACGCCGCACACTGGTACCGCCACGCACACGCCGCACACTGGTACCGCCACGCACACGccgtacaccactacaccacgacatggtaacagcaatgcaacctgggattcaactgaatcttctagggttgcagaggcttctactgaagactAA
- the LOC138354383 gene encoding uncharacterized protein — MQYDTAYKVSSGLSLVCSVMQYDTSYKVSSGLSLVCSVMQYDTSYKVSSGLSLVCSVMLYDTAYKVSSGHSLVCSVMQYDTAYKVSSGHSLVCSVMQYDTAYKVSSGHSLVCSVMQYDTAYKVSSGHSLVCSVMQYDTAYKVSSGLSLVCSVMQYDTSYKVSSGLNLVCSVMLYDTSYKVSSGLSIVCSVMQYDTSYKVSSGLSLVCSVMQYDTSYKVSSGLSLVCSVMQYDTSYKVSSGLSLVCSVIIVLLLCYSPSFCVFISGPFLCIVISLYVLQAL; from the coding sequence ATGCAGTATGACACAGCATACAAGGTGTCATCTGGACTTAGCCTTGTATGCAGTGTCATGCAGTATGACACATCATACAAGGTGTCATCTGGACTTAGCCTTGTATGCAGTGTCATGCAGTATGACACATCATACAAGGTGTCATCTGGACTTAGCCTTGTATGCAGTGTCATGCTGTATGACACAGCATACAAGGTGTCATCTGGACATAGTCTTGTATGCAGTGTCATGCAGTATGACACAGCATACAAGGTGTCATCTGGACATAGTCTTGTATGCAGTGTCATGCAGTATGACACAGCATACAAGGTGTCATCTGGACATAGTCTTGTATGCAGTGTCATGCAGTATGACACAGCATACAAGGTGTCATCTGGACATAGTCTTGTATGCAGTGTCATGCAGTATGACACAGCATACAAGGTGTCATCTGGACTTAGCCTTGTATGCAGTGTCATGCAGTATGACACATCATACAAGGTGTCATCTGGACTTAACCTTGTATGCAGTGTCATGCTGTATGACACATCATACAAGGTGTCATCTGGACTTAGCATTGTATGCAGTGTCATGCAGTATGACACATCATACAAGGTGTCATCTGGACTTAGCCTTGTATGCAGTGTCATGCAGTATGACACATCATACAAGGTGTCATCTGGACTTAGCCTTGTATGCAGTGTCATGCAGTATGACACATCATACAAGGTGTCATCTGGACTTAGCCTTGTATGCAGTGTCATTATCGTACTGCTTCTCTGCTACTCTCCTAGTTTCTGTGTATTCATTTCTGGCCCCTTTCTGTGCATTGTGATTTCCCTGTACGTCTTACAGGCTCTTTAG